The Candidatus Eisenbacteria bacterium genome includes the window TGAGCGGACTAGAGTGGCGAGCGAAGCGCTGGGTCAGATAAAGGTCACGCGTGGCCCGGTAGACGTTCGTGATCGCCGAATGCCGGAGCGCATGGAAGGGATAGACGGACTCGAATCTCGCCGCTGCCTGCCACTCCCGAAACACGAACTGGATCCTCCAAGCGGTCCCCGCCTTCCCGACGCTGACGTCGCCCACATTGAGGCCTGCGAGCTCACGGAGCCTGAGCCCGGTGCTGAGGGCCAGCGACAGGAGCGCCCGGTCTCTAGGGGAGCCGTGGGCACGAACTGCGCGTAGAAGGCGCCGCTGCTCGGCCTTGGTGAGCGTCTTGGGTGTGGCGAACTTCGGGTACATGCGGCCCCTTTTCGGCAGGCCCATGTTCCCTCTGTGTTCGGGGGAGTCAAGGGAATGAATGAGAGTTCGGTCCCAGGCTCTATACCCCAGCAGGTGGTCTCGATGCGGGCTCTGGGCCTGATATCCGCGGCGACGGCCCGCGTGCGATCAGTATGTTTCCGCGACGAGGATACCGACGGCGATTCCGACGGTTTCGCCAAGTATGGCCTGCCGCCAGGCACGCCCCGACGGCAGCGCGGTCCGTCGGTCCGCGGGACCGATGTAATAATGCACGAGTGGTACCGCCACGCCCGTAGCGGTGCCGATGAGCCCGCCGGCGATCGTGTCGGAGGGGAAGTGCTGCCCTGCCTCAATGCGCAAGCCCGCCGTCGTGCCCGCCAGGAAGCCACCGACAAATGCACTCCCGACACGCTCTTTCCAACTCGCATCTGGCCGTGAGATGAGGTGATCGGCCATCGCGAAGCCGGCCGAGCAGAACGTACTGATTGCATGCCCCGAAGGCATCGATTGGAAGGCATGATCGGCGCTGACATCGTACGCGGGATTGTTCGGCCGCTGATTGGCGGGTAGATAAGTGAAGGGCCGCGGGCGATCGATGGCCCCTTTCATGACCTTGGATAATCCCTCCGCGACGAAGAGCGCCTCCGCGTACAGGAGCGAACGCCGCAGAGTACTGATCACGCGCGTCCCGGAAGGCTGGGAGGCGAACGCAAGCGCCATGGGATAGGCCAGGGCCGCGTCGCGGAAATAGTCGCTCTGTGTATCGGCGCGCGTGCTGCGCTCGCCGATGACCCCCCGGTCGAAAGACCAGCGGATGTCGCTGGGATCGAGGCCCCCGGGCGGGACGGACCTGCGGGCGATGCTCAAATTCTTCCCTACAACGAGGAGCGTCGCGCCGGCCGCGAGGAGCGGCGCTTCGACCCGCAACCGAAGTTCGGGATGCACCGATTGCATCGGGGCATCGCTTTGGCCTCGGGCTCTGCAGGGGACGCCGAGGAGTGCGAGGCAGATGACCGCACGGGCCACAGCAGCGTACAACACCGAAAGGCCAGGTCTCATCCCAGCCACGCCCACGTGCGGCCTCGAAGATTGGTCTCGCATCTCTCCTCCAGTTCGTAGAAATCACTCGACCTCGCCGCGGGCCGGCTTCAGACGTCCGACGCGGTTTCGGCGCTCCGACACGTCCGACCTACAATTCGATCTCGGCCACGGCCCGCGCCACCCAACGGTCGGTCCGGGGCGTGAGGCCGATTCCGGTGCCGAACTTGAGCGTCAGCTCTTTGGGAAGGGCGAACCAGACTTGAGGAAACACGATGGCGGTGTGCTCGGATGGATCGCCCTTGAGCTCGGTGCCCACGCGCACGACGGTCTCGGCCGGGTAGCGGACGCCCAGAGCGTAGGCGAATGTGATATCCCGCTCGCCTGAGAGCCTGACGGGGAAATCGAGGTTCAGGGTGGTGTTGAGATCGCGCGAGACATCGCGTGAGAGTACGAGGCGAGGGGTGAGCACGTCCTCGTTCTCTACCCCCGTGGAAGCCCGCGTCTCGTGCTCGTACTCCGTGGATGCGGCGACGTCCAGCGGCCACCTTCCCTCCTCGGCGAATCGAGCGCGGGTTTCGATGCGCAGCCGTCCGAACTGGAGACCGTCACCCCGGTGGAAGATCTGTGCGGCCCCATCCGCCATCCAGTGGGATGAGATCCCGTACTCGAATGCGCCCGTATACCAGCCGGCCGTCCGGTGGTCCGTGTCGCGGCGAGCTTCTGCCCATCCCTCGATTTCGACCTCGTGGCGGCCGAGGGTGAGGTAGACGAAGGTCTCGTCCAGATAGTCGTCCCGATGAGCGAAGGTCACGGACGGGAACAACAGGAGAGTTACCACTACCGCAAACGCGCCCTTCATCTGAACCTCGCCGGGATGAAGTGCCGAATACGCTCGAAGACACGGAAGGCTCCGACTTTTGAATCGGAGCCCCCCGAACGCGAGCCAAATTTGATTCTACTTGCGCTACTGCGCCCAAATCACGCGCGTGAGCACCTTGTTTCCACTGCCGAGATCTCGCTCGTAAACATCCGCACGACCGTTCTCAAAATGGACGGGGTTCCCCCAGGCATTGGGACCTCCCATGTCCTCATCCAGATCCTGGCCCGACGAGACGGGGGCGCTGGCGACGGCGGCGGCACCGTCCGAGTGACTGTAGATAATTACTAGCTCGTCGTAGTCGTGCTGGTTCGGCATGGTGTTGTTGCTGGGGTCCGCCGAATAGTCCATGCACGAGCCTCTACCGCAGGCGTCAAGCAAATCGGCGTTGTTGAAGTCCTCGTCCTGGTGGGCGAGACCGAACTCGTGCCCGACTTCCTGGTCCATCACGAAGCTGTGCCAGGCGGGTGTATTGTACTGAGGCGTGTCGAAATAAGTGTCGTTCACTCTGACCGTGCCCTGCGTGATGTGAACACCACTGATCCAGATCTGGGCGATGCCGAGCCATCCGTTGTTGCCGTAGCTCCCGTTGCACACCTCAACCCGTCCCGCGGTAGGCCTACACCTCTTGCCATGACTGCCGCCCGCCGCGACGGTGCACCGTATTGGATTCTGTGGGTTATTGCAGGCCCCGGACGTGATGCTCCAATCCGACGCCGCCGTGGCCAGATAGGGGGTCCAGTTGGCTGAGAGGTTATCGCCAAGCGTGACGGTGAACGGGTTGCTGGCCCGACTCCAGTGATAGCCGTTCCAAGAGTGGGTGGCGTTCGCAGGGCCTGCAGCGATGAAAAGCGTTCCAGAGAGAGCCGCAAACGTGAACAGTCCGAGCATTCTCGACATGGGGAACCTCCTCACGGTAATCTGTCAGCGTCACAGGTCGACCTTTCGAGGTGTCGTGGCTCGCGTTGTGACAACGGCCCGATGCGCTCTTGCGCATCACTTCACACGGGTGCCCTCCTTGTTCACCTCCTTTCCAGTACGCCATAAATGCGCGAGCTGGAGAGATGTTTCCGCCGGGGTGCGTTACCAACTTCCAGCGCGCAACCAACGAGAACCGCTCGCGGGGCGTTGTGGAACGTCAAGGTGTCTGGACCGCCGCCTGGCCACCGCCCGGGTTCCCGATGAAGTCGGCGACCACCATGCCGAATTCCGGAAGCATGACCGAGATCTGGGCGAGAATCCTACGAAGGAGTGCCTGCGGAGTCACATCGGCGCATATCGGAATTTTGTGTCAGGCAACGTCTGACAGCGACAGGGGTACGTTCGGGGAGCCAGCAAGAGAGAGCCTTCGCCAAGCGAAGGCTGTAGATAGCGGCCGGGGCTTTGGAGCGCTTCTATACCCTCAAGTCCGACACGGTCGGCGCTCCGACACGTCCGACCTACAATTCGATCTCGGCCACGGCGCGCGCGACCCAACGGTCGGTCCGGGACGTGAGGCCGATCCCAGTGCCGAACTTCAGCGTCAGCCCCTTAGGAAGAGCGAACCAGGCCTGAGGGAAGACCGTTGCCCTGTGCTCGGAGGGATCACCCTTGAGCTCGGTGCCGACGCGCACGACGGTCTCCGCCGGGTAGCGAACGCCCAGGGCGTAGGCGAACGTGGCTTCTCGGGCGCCTGAGAGCCTGACGGGAAAATCGAGGTTCAGGGTAGTGTTGAGTTCACGCGACACGTCGCGCGAGAGTACGAGGCGGGGGGTGAGGACATCTTCGCTCTCTCCCCCTGTGGAAGCACGCGTCTCGTGCTCAAACTCCGTGGATGCGGCGACGTCCAGTGGCCACCTTCCCTCCTCGGCGAATCGAGCGCGGGTTTCGAGGCGCAGCCGCCCGAACTGAAACTCGTCACCCCGGTGGAGGATCTGTGCGGCCCCATCCGCCATCCAGTGCGATGAGATCCCATACTCGAATGCGCCCGTATACCAGCCGACCGTCCGGTGGTCCGTGTCGCGGCGGGCCTCTGCCCACCCCTCGATTTCGACCTCGTGGCGGCCGAGGGTGACGTAAACAAAAGTCTCGTCCAGATAATCGTCCCGATGAGCGCACGCCACGGATGGCAGCAACAGCAGGATCACCAATGTCGCAAACGCGACCCGCATATCGGTCCTCGCCGGGAGGAACTTGCGAGAAGGGTGGCCGATGTTTGGGCCACCCTTCCATTTCGCCCGCGGGGTCCGCGCCCCTTCCATGGGGGAGGCATGGCGGGTTTCTGAGCTGCAAGGAGCGAACCCCGGAGGGACAGGGCCAGGATACTCCGGTTCCCAGGCCTGTGGGGCGGTCCTCTTTCCGGGCGTCGGATCGCCGACGGTTGTCGGATGACGGACGCGCCGGGGCCGGGAAAGAAGTCGCAAGCGGCGGCGCAGACAGCAGGCCTCGACCGCTCGTCCATTCCAACGCTGCTGGCTATGGGAGATGATCGGCCGGGGCTCGGGAGCGAGATCGCGGAGGCGATTGCGGGGGCCGGGATCAACATCAGCTTCATGGTCGCCCAGGTCGTTGGACGGAGGTATTCAGCCGTCTTCGGGTTCGAGACGGAGGAGGAAGCCCAGATCGCGACCAACTTGATCAAGAAGGCGAGCAAACCGAGGAGGCGGTGAGGGAGGGCCGCACGGGCGCCCGCGGTACGTCGACCCCGCTCGGCAGCGAACTATCTACGCGAATCTCGATGCATTAGGAGGAACCTGTGTCGGACGAAAAGGGCGTGCTTCGGTCAAGCAACATCCCCAACAAGTACGAGCTGATCGTCGTGGCCGCCAAGGAGGCGCGCCGCCTCAATGAGCTCAGCCGCCAGACGGGGCTCAGCCTCGGCGCCAAGGTGACGAACGTCGCGCTCGAGGAAGCGCTCAAGGGCAACGTGCTGTACCGGTACCGCGCCGAAACGGAAGAATTGAATCCGGAGACTCCGGAGAGCACCGAGGAGTAGCGGGAGCGGTCAAACGGAGAGGGGCCGGCGCTTTGGCCGGCCCCGCGCTGCGAGTTACGACTGCTTCGGTGCTGCCGGATTCTTCGGATCCCGCTTCTTCCCGGGCGTCTGTGGGGCCTCGGGCTTCTTCCAGGGTGTCTTGGATGCTCCCGGCTTCTCCCACTTAGTTGCTGGCCTCTTCTCCGGCACGTTTTACCTCCTGTGATTAGGGTGTGGTTGGGGCTCGCTGCGACCCTAACGGAGAGGGTGCGCTCGCCGTCAACATAAAGGGGGCTCGGATCCCGAACGGTTCGGTTCCTAGTCGTTAGGGTAGGGGATTGGTGGAGGGCGTCAATGGACTATTCGGCCAAACACTCCTCGTAGGTCTGGGTCTACCTAACTCGGATATTCGTAGACGTACTTTAAGACTTGGTCTGACGATGCCGAAGTCAGCTCGAGCTTCCTTCTCTGAAGGATCCTTACCAAGGGTGGGCGCCCGCGTTTGTACACCTTCTCGTTCCCCGTGCCATCTTGGCCGTGAGAGCGGCCGCACCCAGAACGCTCAGCCTCCTTGTTTTCTCGCGCCCGCGGATCTGCGAAAATGGAGCGGATCTCTGAGGTTCTGCAATTCCCGATAATAATAGAGTGGGGTTGGCCGTTTCCCCTTGAACCTCAGCTTCTTTAGGAACTCGATTTCGTCCTCGGCAGCATCGCCGCTGAGGGAACGGTCCCGAAGGAATTCTTTGAGCCCCGCCTCTTGCTCGAAGGGTTGGTCTGGCTCTCTTTCAACAAACTCAAATTTGTGAGGGTACCCTGGCGCTAGTCGCCGGTTTAGGACAACTTCCATTCCGAAGCTGGCGAGGTCGATATCCCAGGACTCAATCAGAGGATCCAGAAAGGAGACGCAATTGTCAGCCGACACGGTGAGAATATCGCTGTCCAAGAACTCGAGGACGAAGACTCGTATCTGTTCGTAGCTGCGGCCGCTGAGTCTAGCTACCAGGTGGAGCCAGTTTTCGCTCTCTAATTCTTCCTTGGCAACTCTCTTAACCACGTCCAAGAGCTTTTGTGTAACGAGGCGTTCGACCTCGCCGAAGGGTTCCTTCTCGAAAATTGCGCGTATCTGTCTTTCTTTGAGCGGCGAGCACTTGCGAAGAATCAGCTCGCGAACTTCTTTCAGGAGGGGCGCCGGTCGATCGGTCCATATCCTCTTCAATTCCTCCTTCCTCTGGAGGTCCGCAAGCTTCGAAAGCGTGCCGCCTGGGATTTTCAGGAACCGCTCCATCTTTTCATAGATATCCGTTCGGTCAGGAGCGGGGGGCATCTTCTTTCGAGTCAGGAGCTGGGAAACGTAGGATTCCGTAACTTCGGCGGCAGCCGCCAGGTCTCTCTGATCAAGCTTCAATTCTACGAGTCGCTGGCGGACCGCTAAGGAAACGTCCATTAGGGCCGGTCTCCACTGCGTCAAGTTCTAGGTGCCCAGAACCTTGGGGGGCCTTGACCGTCGGGCCCCGTTCTAAGTCCCCGCTAGGTTAACCTGGAATGATTAAGCAACTAAGATAGTCCCATACTGGACTTGACAAGTAAAGAGAATTCACCTATCTTAGTTAATGGACAGAGGGAGTCTTCAGAGGCGGGCTAGACTAGCTTGGGTAATCTGAAATAACCCCCTTGGCCGCGACAACCTAAGGAGGTTGCCATGTTTGCACGCAGGGTCTCCATGCAATTGAAGCCCAATATCAGCGCGGAGTTGACCCAGAAGCTGGAGAAGGAAGTCATCCCGATGCTTCGGAAGCAAAAGGGTTTCCAGGACGAGATTTCCTTCGT containing:
- a CDS encoding helix-turn-helix transcriptional regulator yields the protein MDVSLAVRQRLVELKLDQRDLAAAAEVTESYVSQLLTRKKMPPAPDRTDIYEKMERFLKIPGGTLSKLADLQRKEELKRIWTDRPAPLLKEVRELILRKCSPLKERQIRAIFEKEPFGEVERLVTQKLLDVVKRVAKEELESENWLHLVARLSGRSYEQIRVFVLEFLDSDILTVSADNCVSFLDPLIESWDIDLASFGMEVVLNRRLAPGYPHKFEFVEREPDQPFEQEAGLKEFLRDRSLSGDAAEDEIEFLKKLRFKGKRPTPLYYYRELQNLRDPLHFRRSAGARKQGG
- a CDS encoding phosphatase PAP2 family protein encodes the protein MRDQSSRPHVGVAGMRPGLSVLYAAVARAVICLALLGVPCRARGQSDAPMQSVHPELRLRVEAPLLAAGATLLVVGKNLSIARRSVPPGGLDPSDIRWSFDRGVIGERSTRADTQSDYFRDAALAYPMALAFASQPSGTRVISTLRRSLLYAEALFVAEGLSKVMKGAIDRPRPFTYLPANQRPNNPAYDVSADHAFQSMPSGHAISTFCSAGFAMADHLISRPDASWKERVGSAFVGGFLAGTTAGLRIEAGQHFPSDTIAGGLIGTATGVAVPLVHYYIGPADRRTALPSGRAWRQAILGETVGIAVGILVAETY
- the rpoZ gene encoding DNA-directed RNA polymerase subunit omega, which gives rise to MSDEKGVLRSSNIPNKYELIVVAAKEARRLNELSRQTGLSLGAKVTNVALEEALKGNVLYRYRAETEELNPETPESTEE